The following nucleotide sequence is from Mesobacillus jeotgali.
AACCAAAGTATCCTCACTGAACGGCGGTTTTTTCTGGTCGAGTTTTTGCTGCAGCAATGGTGAATTCACCGAAATTGCTGATGTCCCAACATGCTTATCACTAGATTTTGCAAATGTTGCTCCTCCCGGCATGAGTGCTGTGCCTGCAATTAGGCTGGCACTGACACCAATCGAAACGAGGTTCTTTTTCCATTTCCCCAATTTCCACTCCCCCTGTCTCTACTATTGGAATTCTCATCCAATTCTAATACTACTTTTTTTCGATGACTTTTACAAGAAATACCATACAAAGAAATATCGCATCAACCGACAATGCAGGTGTTGAAATTTCGTGGATTATGGAGAGTGGTCCAATGGGACAGGCTTTTTAGAGGTAAAGAAAAGGCTGCCAGATTCTGTCTGGCAGCCTTCTTTATTCATTATTACTGACGTGGAGAGGTTGTTCTTTTAACTGATCATATGAGAAGTTTTCAAGCTGGTCTGATAAACTCTCTACTTTTTCTTTGTATTCTTTTTCAGATTGAATCGGTTTCTCGAAAGCCATTTTCTCGAGCAGGATGTCATTTATATATGGAAAGTAATGAGAACGATCGATATAATTCCCGACATTGAAAGTGATATCTGCTTCATCCTGGAAATCATAGACTTCCGTATTCTTATAGCTTTTTAATTCGTTAAAGATTGCCAGCTTGGTCTGAAGTCTGTCTTCGTTAATGTCAGGCTTCTGGGACTGGATCACCATATGCCTTGTAATGGGATATGGAGCATAAAAGAACGTGAACTTCGTGTCTGGATATTTTTCTACCATATACAGCATGTTCTTCCTGAAGCTCTCCATATAGGATTCCAGGTTATGCGATGCTTCAGGCGGTGCATTCAGCCCCTCCGTTTGAGCCCTCATTTTATCGATTGTCAGCGGCTCTTTTTTCGCACCGAATTTATAGAAGAGATGTGGATTGACATCGTCTTTTACAAGATGCTGATTCTTGATCTGGTAATCAATCTTTTTGATTGCTTCGTAACTCAGAAGGTACGGAATGTCATTGATTAAATTGCGGTCATACAGGAATTTAGGGAATGTCGCATCAACACGGTCCGGATCACCGGCCAGCGAATCATAATTGATTTCCCAATAGATATGATCGATATCCTTTGACTTCATCGCTAACTCAACCGCCTTCCGCTGTTCTCTTGCGGAGGAGCCGGATATCGTTGCATTGAACGATTTCGTCTTCAAGACTTCATCTATTTTTTCCTCGGTAAAATTGTGTGACATCGATGTGCCAACAAACAAAGTTTCGTACTCCAGATTCCTGATCAAACCGGGCATCTGGTAGCGCATATTGAAATTTTTCGTGAAAGTCCGCTTGTAAATTCCCTCTTTATGATAATAGACGTAAGGGTCAGTCACATAAACGAACCCAGCAATGAGGATTAGCACTGCTGCGAAGACGGCTATGAATTTAAGAACGTACTTCTTATATTGATGCTCCACGTGCAGAACTCCTTCAAACATTAAAAGTTAAAATACAGGAACTCGGAAACTTTTCCAAGTTGTAAAATCGATACGATCGAGATAAGCACGATGAATACCATGTTGATGTTGTTTGGCTTGAATCTTTCAAGCATTTCGAATGAATTTTTTCTAAACGTCACGACTAGCACGCCGATGATGATCAGCAGTACGCTCGGGGTTGTATAAAGCATCGGGCCATCTGGCAAAAGATTGATATTGAAGATTGGTTCCAGGACTCTTGCCACCCTGGTTGGCAGCTCTATTTTACCCATTCCGAACATTGCTTTTAGAATTGCGATCGCTTGCGCGAAGCTTTCTGCCCGGAAGAACACCCACGCTGCATTCACAAATTGGAAGGTGATGAACCATGCGAGCAGCTTGGGCATTGAATAGCCGCGACGGTTCCACCATCTGTAAATGACAGAAGCTACCCCGTGCATGAACCCCCAAAATATGAACGTCCAGCCGGCGCCATGCCAGAAACCGCTGACCATGAAGATGATCATGATGTTGATGTAGGTACGCGACGGGCTGATTTTGCTGCCGCCAAGCGGAATGTAGATATAAGCCGTCAGGAAACGGCTTAGCGTAATATGCCAGCGGCGCCAGAAATCCTGGATGTTCAGGGCCTTGTATGGCGAGTTAAAGTTAATCGGCAGCATGATGTTGAATAAGAGCGCCGCCCCCACTGCCATGTCCGCATACCCGCTGAAATCGAAGTAAAGCTGGAATGTGTAAGACAGCGAGGCGATCCAGGCTTCGACAAGGTTCAAGTCGAAGGCGTTTTTATATCCATCGTTTGCCCATATCGCAAAGGTGTCGGCGATCATGACTTTTTTGAACAGGCCGATGCCGAAGATGTACAATCCAAGCGAAATGTTCTTCGCATTCAACCGTGAATTCTCGTTATGGAATTGGGACATCACTTCTTTATGATGGACGATCGGACCGGCAATGAGCTGCGGGAAGAACACGACGAAAAGCATATACTCATCGAATCGGTATCCCTTTGTTTCATAGCGGTAGCTGTCGACTAGGTAAGCGATTTGCTGGAAGGTGAAAAAGCTGATCGCCAGCGGCAGCGCGAGATGAAGCAAAGGAAAGCTTTCTTTTAGCACAGTATTTACTGTAGCAATGAAAAAATCAGTGTATTTATAATAGCCCAATAACAGGACATTGAAGATGATTCCGATTGTAAGGACAGTTTTACGTGTTCCCAGTTTGTTGGTTTTGCCGAGGTAAGTTCCGACAGCGTAGTTGACCACAACAGACGCCAAGATCAATGGAAGGTAACTTACATTCCACCAGCTGTAGAAAAATAAGGATGCCACGACAAGCGAAATCTTCGCCAGCCGCGAAAGACCCGCATACTGAAGAACAAAATAAATAACAAAAACAGAAGGCAGAAAAAAGAAAATAAATTCATACGAATTAAATAACACAGCACACGCACCCTCATTAAAAATATTTACTGCACAATTATACATAAATTAAAGAATAATGTCATTTCATCCCGAAATATGGCACAAAAGAGAGTCGCTTTAACGCTGTGAACCATCGGGGGTCAGACCCCCGGCGCGGTGATGCGGTGAACGAATGGGGGTCAGACCCCCAGCGCGGTAAAGCGCTGAAGGACTGACCCCCATTTCATAAAATCATATTATAATTCTAATTTTACTTTTGGTTTTGCAGTGCCCTGTATAGGAATAGGGCGTATTGGATGCGGTCGACTGTGTTGGCTGGCTTGTACAGTGTGCCGTATCCTTCGGTGATTTTGTTTGCGTACAGTGCTGAGATCGCATTGTATGCAAAGCTTTGTTCAGGGACATCTGTAAATGGTGTCACTGCTGTGCCCTCTAATTTAAAGCCTTTTTGCAGGATGACGGCCATCTCTGCTCTCGTCAAAGGTGCATTCGGGTCGAAAAGCGTCCCGTTTTGTTTACCTGATATAATTCCGGCATTCGTAATTGCCGCTATTTCATTATAAAAACGGTATGTCTTCGGAACATCCACGAAGTTTACATCCTGCACGTTTGTGGTATCAAGCTTTAATGACCGTACAAGCAATAATGCTGCATCGATACGCTTCAGCGTGTTTGCAGGCCTATACGTGTTGTCAGCGTAACCAGCAATAACATCCTGATCATATAAATACTTGATGATTGAGTAATATTTATGCGTGCTAGGGATATCCACAAAAGGAGAATCATTTTTCACCTTAATCGGGATTTGTTTTGTCATGTTGCCATATGTCGCGACGATTACTCCGTCACCAACTTTAGTCGTTTTTAAAGTGTTGCCTTCAAATGTGCCCATTGTGCTGGAAAGTTTCAATTTTGACGGATCCTTTGCCAGCGGGTTGTAAAATTGGTCAAGTACATATTTAAGAGAAACCGTAATGGTAGATCCAACATTGACAGACGAACTTGAAAGCCCTACGCCAAAGCTGGTCTCGGCCCCAACTGGTGCAGTGCTGATCGCCTGCAATGTCGTGGACACCGATCTTTCCCAGCCGTCAGATGGCCGGTTGATCAATGTAGCCATATCGCTTCCATAATTACGGGCAAGCATCGTGGTCGAGCCGCCTCCATCTAGATTAAGAGCTTTATAGGCGCCTAGTTTTACAAGATACTGGGCGAACTCTGTCAGGTTCATCCCCTTACTATAACCGGATTGCCTTCCATCCACGGTGACCAGGAAAACCTTACTCAAAGTTCGGTCAACTGCGATTGCGGTTCTTGGTGCTCTCTCAGTAGCACGTGGGCTCGAAGGAGTTATGCTCAAGGAAACTGCTCCATTATCCACAAGCCTCGGGCCGCTCGCCAATATGTATTTAGCGCCCTTCCACTTCTCATCGATTCCAATCGAAATCTGTACCTGCTCTCCTACCTGCATATATTTTAGGAATTCCATCGCAGTACCGTGCGCAGATAGTACAAATCCGTCCGCAGGGATTTTTGTTGGTGTTGCATCATTATATAGGCGTTTAGCGCTGACAGTTCCAGTGATGGTATCACCGAATGATAGATTCTTATTTTTCGAAGCTCCTGTAAAAATAACCTCATAACCGAATGCATTGGTATTCGTATATCCATCCATATAATCCGGTGTATACATAATCAAATTATCATTATTCCTGATTTTATTCAGGCTGGTGACTTCAGCTTCTGTCCCATTATGGACAGCAGTTAGGTCAAGGTCAAAATACTCGATTTGTGCCTTGCCGGCTGCATTGATCCCAAAAGCGATCGGTTCATTCACATACTGGTCGCGCCCAGAGGCGATGATCCCGGAATTCACCAAAACATCATTTTGAGCAATAAGGTACATTGGCAGTTTGGTGTTTGTATCGAAAAAAGAACCATTAATCGCTCCTACTACTCTATTGCCTGCTCGGTGAACAGCTTTCGCCTGCGCTGTAGTACTTGAGATTTTTCCGATTTCCGGAATTGAAACATCCAGCCTCGTATATGGATCCTGAAGATTCACTTCAAGAACTTTGATTGACTGCGTGTTACTGTTAATATACTCCTTGTTTTCAGTGTATTTAACGCCTGGTGACACCTGGAATTGTTCAAATACACTTGCAAACCCAGAATGCACTGTTACTGACTGAAGGAACAGAAGACTCACGGCTAATGTGACGACTACCTTCTTTACAAACTTCAACTCTTTTCCCCCTATTATGTAATCTACCATTATCTGTATCTACCAAAATATTTTTACCACAATAAACATATTTTGTCGATTGGTGATTGATGGGTATAAATAGGCATTTTTACATAATAAGCCTGTGTATTGCCATTTTCTGAGTTAACTTTATCCTTTAATTACCAATATATTTATCTAGTATTCATATGTAAAATTTAGCTGACTACTAGATTATAAAGGGGGAAATACAATGCGGAAAATGACCGTATTGCTGCTTGCTTTTACAATTGTTCTTGGTTTGCACTCGAGCCCTTCTGCTTCAGCTTCTGCGACATTTAAAGATATAGATAGGTCGCCAATGAAGTTTTACATAGAAGAACTCGCGAAAAACAATGTAATTTCCGGATATGCTGATGGAACGTTCAGGCCTAAAGAAAATTTGACAAGGGCGCAGTTTGCTAAAATGCTTGCTCTTGCCATGGAACTGCCATTAGATTCAAAGGCCGCTGCACAATTCACAGATTTAGCCGATTGGTCGCGGCCATATGTAGGCGCGCTGGTAAAAGCGGAAATCACTTATGGAAAATCAAAGACATTGTTCGGAGCGAACACTTTGATTACTCGCCAGGAAATGGCCGTGATGTTTGTCAGGGCGATGGGATTAGAAGAATTCGTGGTCCTGCTGGAGTATAATGCCAGTTTTGCAGACATTCAAAAAGTATCCAGCTGGGCCCAGCCGCATGTGACTTTTTTGAAGGATATCGGTTTTATCGAAGGGAATGGAAAATATTATTTCCCTCATGACCCGACTACTCGCGAAGCGTTCGCTAAGCTGACCTATCGTTTCAAAATGGAAGAATTGAAGTACTACGAGCTTGCACTTAACCGAATCATTCTGGAACTGGTCGAAGAAGCTATTGATGTTGAGTTGATCGACGGAGAGACAATTGAAGTAACTTATGACGACGGGGAAATTTATGAATATGAGATCGCCTACTTCATGCAGGGGCTGTACATGACATTCCAGTACGAATCGCTCGCATACCTTGATGGCTTCATGTGGCAGCAGATGACCTCAGCTGAAAAGAAAGAAATTATCATGTTCGCGATCAGTTATTGGGACAGCGAGTATAGCGAGTACATTTTGAAAAGACCAGCAGAACAAGCCTACAACCTTCTGCTCAGCAGACTTGACGGCTATTATGTAAACAGCATCAACAACAAAGACAACCTCCTGCGAACACTCCTGTGGAGCGCAGTAGACACATACACAATCGATTACATCCACCAAGAACAACAATAAATCACCGCGTCACAGCATTGGGGGTCAGACCCCCAACGCTTTAACGCATAAAACCCCTGGGGGTCTGACCCCCAGGGGTTTTATGCGTTAAATTAGTGCTGTGCCTGTTGTGCTTGTTCCTTTTGTATCGATATTGATTGATACTGGCGTTGATTTGACTGTGAAATCGAAGTTCTGTTCGATGTCGTCTACATAGATGATTCCTTTTTTACCAGCTAGGTCTGGTGAGATATCAAATGTTACTGTCATGCGGTCTTCTGAAAGAACAGCATTTGCCATAACTGGCATGGTCATTGATCCATCTTCGTTTTCAATATAGATCAAGAGGCCATCTGCGATATCCTGAGGTGTATATTCCACAGGTGCCGCTTCTTCCAAAGTAACCTTCAATGTATTTGAATCCACAAATTCAGAAGTTACTGCATATGGGAAGTAAATGTTCTCATCTATGAACATGAAAGTTCTATACAGGAGGTTGGCAAAATCACCACGAGTGATGTTCATGTTGGTCCCAAAAGAAACCGCTGTCTTACCGAACGTAATTTCAGTTCCATATAAAGATTCGATATAAGGCCCAAACGCTCCGACTGCATCTGTGAATGGAGTTTCAACAGCAAAGTCCTCTAATCCAAATCCTAAAACAAGAATTTTTGCCATCGCGCCACGAGTCAAAGGCTCATTCGGGGCAAATTTGCCTTTACCGACGCCGGAAATGATACCAGCTTCAGCAAGTGCATTTACCGATCCTTCAATACGTGGAATCAGGTCAGTAAAACCAGCATCAGGTGCATTTTCAATATCAAGGCCAAGAGCATTTGCCATGATGACAGCTGCATCCCCACGAGTTAAGTTAAGGTTTGTCCCGAAAGTAGTTTCTGACTTTCCGTTGACAATGCCCCAATCATGAAGAGAATAAACTGCTTCTTCATAGTTTCCGCTCACATCTGTAAACACATGATTATCGTGAGCCAATGCTGCCGGTGCAACCGCAGAAACGACAATCGCCGCAGAAGTTCCTGCTGCTAAAAATTTGTTAAAAGAACGATTTGCCAATGTAATTCCTCCTGGAATAATAAGTTGATATTTTACAAGAAACCCATTCTTGCTAAAAAGATTTTAGCAAATTTAAAGTTTTTCTAATACATGTAAATATTCCCTTATTAATAGGGAATATAGATAGTATAAATATCTCATGCAATAACCCCTTTAACAGGTATATCCCCCTACTTCTGCTTGATAGATTGCAAGGATTCTCAAATCAATTATATATCCCATCATATTATTGTTTTAAAGCATCAATATCTTGTAAAGGATAAGATAAGCATATTAAATCGGAGGTTTTATACACATGACCCGCAACGCCAAAGGGAATAAAAAAATATGGAGACGAATTTTGATTGCGTTCTTCCTGTTGATGATTTCAGCAATCGGGATCTACTCCTATTCTTTATATAATTCAGTAACTAAGACAGTAGATTCCATACACGAGCCAATCAGCCGGGAAAAATCCGAAAAAAGAGTTACACCCATTACACTTGAAAAAGCAGAACCTTTCTCCGTACTAATGCTT
It contains:
- a CDS encoding MBOAT family O-acyltransferase gives rise to the protein MLFNSYEFIFFFLPSVFVIYFVLQYAGLSRLAKISLVVASLFFYSWWNVSYLPLILASVVVNYAVGTYLGKTNKLGTRKTVLTIGIIFNVLLLGYYKYTDFFIATVNTVLKESFPLLHLALPLAISFFTFQQIAYLVDSYRYETKGYRFDEYMLFVVFFPQLIAGPIVHHKEVMSQFHNENSRLNAKNISLGLYIFGIGLFKKVMIADTFAIWANDGYKNAFDLNLVEAWIASLSYTFQLYFDFSGYADMAVGAALLFNIMLPINFNSPYKALNIQDFWRRWHITLSRFLTAYIYIPLGGSKISPSRTYINIMIIFMVSGFWHGAGWTFIFWGFMHGVASVIYRWWNRRGYSMPKLLAWFITFQFVNAAWVFFRAESFAQAIAILKAMFGMGKIELPTRVARVLEPIFNINLLPDGPMLYTTPSVLLIIIGVLVVTFRKNSFEMLERFKPNNINMVFIVLISIVSILQLGKVSEFLYFNF
- a CDS encoding phosphodiester glycosidase family protein; the encoded protein is MKFVKKVVVTLAVSLLFLQSVTVHSGFASVFEQFQVSPGVKYTENKEYINSNTQSIKVLEVNLQDPYTRLDVSIPEIGKISSTTAQAKAVHRAGNRVVGAINGSFFDTNTKLPMYLIAQNDVLVNSGIIASGRDQYVNEPIAFGINAAGKAQIEYFDLDLTAVHNGTEAEVTSLNKIRNNDNLIMYTPDYMDGYTNTNAFGYEVIFTGASKNKNLSFGDTITGTVSAKRLYNDATPTKIPADGFVLSAHGTAMEFLKYMQVGEQVQISIGIDEKWKGAKYILASGPRLVDNGAVSLSITPSSPRATERAPRTAIAVDRTLSKVFLVTVDGRQSGYSKGMNLTEFAQYLVKLGAYKALNLDGGGSTTMLARNYGSDMATLINRPSDGWERSVSTTLQAISTAPVGAETSFGVGLSSSSVNVGSTITVSLKYVLDQFYNPLAKDPSKLKLSSTMGTFEGNTLKTTKVGDGVIVATYGNMTKQIPIKVKNDSPFVDIPSTHKYYSIIKYLYDQDVIAGYADNTYRPANTLKRIDAALLLVRSLKLDTTNVQDVNFVDVPKTYRFYNEIAAITNAGIISGKQNGTLFDPNAPLTRAEMAVILQKGFKLEGTAVTPFTDVPEQSFAYNAISALYANKITEGYGTLYKPANTVDRIQYALFLYRALQNQK
- a CDS encoding S-layer homology domain-containing protein, producing MRKMTVLLLAFTIVLGLHSSPSASASATFKDIDRSPMKFYIEELAKNNVISGYADGTFRPKENLTRAQFAKMLALAMELPLDSKAAAQFTDLADWSRPYVGALVKAEITYGKSKTLFGANTLITRQEMAVMFVRAMGLEEFVVLLEYNASFADIQKVSSWAQPHVTFLKDIGFIEGNGKYYFPHDPTTREAFAKLTYRFKMEELKYYELALNRIILELVEEAIDVELIDGETIEVTYDDGEIYEYEIAYFMQGLYMTFQYESLAYLDGFMWQQMTSAEKKEIIMFAISYWDSEYSEYILKRPAEQAYNLLLSRLDGYYVNSINNKDNLLRTLLWSAVDTYTIDYIHQEQQ
- a CDS encoding S-layer homology domain-containing protein produces the protein MANRSFNKFLAAGTSAAIVVSAVAPAALAHDNHVFTDVSGNYEEAVYSLHDWGIVNGKSETTFGTNLNLTRGDAAVIMANALGLDIENAPDAGFTDLIPRIEGSVNALAEAGIISGVGKGKFAPNEPLTRGAMAKILVLGFGLEDFAVETPFTDAVGAFGPYIESLYGTEITFGKTAVSFGTNMNITRGDFANLLYRTFMFIDENIYFPYAVTSEFVDSNTLKVTLEEAAPVEYTPQDIADGLLIYIENEDGSMTMPVMANAVLSEDRMTVTFDISPDLAGKKGIIYVDDIEQNFDFTVKSTPVSINIDTKGTSTTGTALI